From Bacillus pumilus, one genomic window encodes:
- a CDS encoding PucR family transcriptional regulator: MNVDVHFQVSDVLKTKHFAHAKVLAGEKGLFRQVKWIHVLEVPDVEDLLNGGELILTTAAGFHDQLDVFQAFLRQLIDSGAAGLCIEFVPLRFDVPEELLTYAEERDFPLILFTKEVKFVNITQHLHTMMIERQYQMMADLEALSSKLNELLLTPHPQMDILDQVYQHVRGILLLLPVQGEPIILCDSSKPTEELVMNYLQFASVPKGYEVTQKQVLALKQTFADLVLIHQADTLSEFELLVMDKGANALAQQTLRELYTEELKKTKENEWLQKWFQEEHTEREIIEHLEETEGLKKPTGCVVLLFQKHHQIEEIAGNLYFLVSCRSIFQRAGFYLIAYEHQGQTLFILLNTRKKEDWKERAEKAANDIKQLYDREQPRGAEINFGIGQYCEQFQHMRKSFQAAKEVLHLKKVMPQRVESPFYQDLHMLRLMPMMKESGLLECMVKEYLEPVIVYDNQNSGRLYQTLNIFLQTNGSKKETASQLYIVRQTLYHRLDKLHALLGEDMMQAPKRQALEFAILAYEFLQGNRR, translated from the coding sequence ATGAATGTAGATGTTCATTTCCAAGTGAGTGACGTGTTGAAAACGAAGCATTTTGCGCATGCAAAAGTGTTAGCAGGGGAAAAAGGATTGTTTCGGCAGGTCAAATGGATCCATGTGTTAGAAGTGCCTGATGTAGAGGATTTGTTAAATGGAGGCGAGCTTATATTAACGACAGCCGCAGGCTTCCATGATCAACTGGATGTGTTTCAAGCGTTTTTACGGCAGCTGATTGATTCAGGGGCAGCCGGCTTGTGTATTGAATTTGTTCCGCTAAGATTCGATGTGCCGGAAGAATTGCTGACCTATGCAGAAGAAAGAGATTTTCCGCTTATTCTGTTTACAAAAGAAGTGAAGTTCGTCAACATCACGCAGCATCTTCATACGATGATGATCGAGCGTCAGTATCAAATGATGGCAGATTTAGAAGCACTATCATCAAAGCTGAATGAGCTTTTACTGACCCCGCATCCGCAGATGGATATTTTGGATCAAGTGTATCAGCACGTAAGGGGGATTCTTTTACTCCTCCCTGTTCAGGGCGAGCCGATTATTTTATGTGATTCTTCCAAACCAACCGAAGAACTGGTCATGAATTATTTGCAGTTTGCTTCCGTGCCAAAAGGATACGAAGTGACGCAAAAACAAGTGCTTGCACTCAAACAAACATTTGCAGATCTTGTGCTCATTCATCAAGCGGACACGCTCTCTGAATTTGAACTGCTCGTGATGGATAAAGGAGCGAATGCTCTAGCCCAGCAAACATTAAGAGAGCTTTATACAGAAGAGCTGAAGAAAACAAAAGAGAATGAATGGCTGCAAAAATGGTTCCAAGAAGAGCATACAGAACGAGAGATCATAGAGCACCTTGAAGAAACAGAAGGGTTGAAAAAGCCAACTGGCTGCGTAGTTTTGCTCTTTCAAAAGCATCATCAAATCGAAGAAATTGCAGGGAATCTTTACTTTCTCGTATCTTGCCGCTCCATTTTTCAGCGTGCGGGTTTCTATCTGATTGCATATGAGCATCAAGGACAAACCTTGTTTATTTTATTAAACACGAGAAAGAAAGAGGACTGGAAAGAGCGTGCAGAAAAGGCTGCAAACGACATCAAACAATTGTATGACCGGGAGCAGCCCCGAGGGGCCGAGATCAATTTTGGTATCGGGCAATATTGTGAACAGTTTCAGCACATGAGAAAAAGCTTTCAAGCAGCCAAAGAAGTACTGCATTTAAAAAAAGTGATGCCTCAGCGGGTGGAAAGTCCATTTTATCAAGATCTACATATGCTCCGTCTCATGCCTATGATGAAGGAAAGCGGTCTGCTTGAATGCATGGTGAAAGAGTATTTAGAGCCCGTGATTGTATACGATAATCAAAATAGCGGGAGACTCTATCAAACGCTGAATATCTTTTTACAGACAAACGGTTCTAAAAAAGAAACCGCAAGCCAGCTCTATATTGTCAGGCAAACCCTTTATCATAGACTGGATAAACTGCATGCCTTGCTTGGTGAGGATATGATGCAGGCGCCGAAACGCCAGGCACTTGAATTTGCGATTCTTGCTTATGAATTCCTGCAAGGAAATCGACGTTAG
- a CDS encoding glycerol-3-phosphate responsive antiterminator produces the protein MSFHDQPILPAVRNMKQFEEFLKSPFTYGVLLDVHLGRLKGIMNEANAHHKKMFVHVDLIHGIKHDEYGTEFICQEMKPAGIISTRSSVIVKAKQKKVYAIQRMFLLDTSAMEKSMEFVGKHRPDFIEVLPGVVPDLITEVRERAGIPIFAGGFIRTKEDVERALEAGATAVTTSNTTLWKAFQK, from the coding sequence ATGAGTTTTCATGATCAACCTATTCTACCTGCTGTTCGCAATATGAAGCAATTTGAGGAATTTTTAAAAAGTCCATTTACATATGGTGTCTTACTTGATGTTCACTTAGGCCGGCTAAAGGGCATCATGAATGAGGCAAATGCTCATCACAAAAAAATGTTTGTCCATGTCGATCTCATTCACGGGATTAAACATGATGAGTATGGAACGGAATTTATTTGTCAGGAAATGAAGCCAGCAGGAATTATTTCTACTAGGTCTTCTGTCATAGTAAAAGCCAAGCAAAAAAAGGTATATGCCATTCAGCGAATGTTTTTACTTGATACGAGTGCCATGGAAAAAAGCATGGAGTTCGTCGGGAAACATCGTCCAGATTTTATTGAAGTGTTGCCGGGAGTCGTACCAGATTTAATTACAGAAGTGCGCGAGCGAGCTGGGATCCCAATATTTGCAGGTGGATTTATCCGTACAAAAGAAGATGTAGAAAGAGCGCTTGAAGCAGGGGCTACAGCTGTGACGACCTCGAATACCACCCTTTGGAAAGCGTTCCAAAAGTGA
- a CDS encoding VOC family protein, with translation MGRQSKHLYINLPVKHVKESIAFFEQLGFDFEQQFTNDQAACLVIDDTITVMLLSLRHFQSISEKQLVDAKEASEMIISIRVNSREEVDELVEQAMAAGGSPFKEKQDHEFMYGWSFQDLDGHLWEVFYMDEERSGLS, from the coding sequence ATGGGGCGACAATCTAAACATCTGTATATCAATTTGCCGGTAAAGCACGTGAAGGAATCTATCGCTTTTTTTGAGCAGCTGGGTTTTGACTTTGAGCAGCAGTTCACGAATGATCAGGCGGCCTGTTTGGTCATTGATGACACGATCACCGTCATGTTGTTATCTCTTAGGCATTTTCAATCCATCTCAGAGAAACAATTAGTGGATGCAAAAGAGGCATCAGAGATGATTATCTCTATTCGTGTCAATTCACGAGAAGAGGTCGATGAGCTTGTCGAGCAGGCAATGGCAGCAGGCGGTTCACCGTTTAAGGAGAAGCAGGATCATGAGTTCATGTATGGATGGAGCTTTCAGGATCTTGATGGTCATTTGTGGGAAGTGTTTTATATGGATGAGGAAAGAAGCGGCCTTTCATAA
- the glpD gene encoding glycerol-3-phosphate dehydrogenase codes for MTFSSLEREQMLQEMTKKPYDVFIIGGGITGAGTALDAASRGMRVGLAEMQDFAAGTSSRSTKLVHGGLRYLKQFEVKMVAEVGKERAIVYENGPHVTTPEWMLLPMHKGGTFGKFSTSIGLRVYDFLAGVKHSERRSMLSAKETLAKEPLVKKDGLKGGGYYVEYRTDDARLTIEVMKEAVKFGAEAVNYAKVKEFIYDKGKVVGVVIEDVMTQKTYDVYAKKIVNATGPWVDQLRDKDHSKEGKHLQHTKGIHLVFDQSVFPLKQAIYFDTPDKRMVFAIPREGKTYVGTTDTVYKKQLEHPRMTKADRDYVIKAIQYMFPDLNITEKDVESNWAGLRPLIHEEGKDPSEISRKDEVWTSSSGLITIAGGKLTGYRKMAEHIVNLVRDGLKEETGKDFGPCKTKHMPISGGHVGGSKNMASFVQAKTAEGVSVGLTEPIAQKLAEKYGSNVSSLFKRVEQLQGEANKRNIPAYVLAELVYAIEEELAVTPVDFFLRRTGSLLFNINWAKKYAQPVVDYMAERFGWDEAAKQKHQTQLDQLFHEAVVPLDAE; via the coding sequence ATGACTTTTTCTAGCTTAGAAAGGGAACAAATGCTGCAGGAAATGACAAAAAAACCATATGATGTGTTTATCATTGGCGGGGGTATTACAGGCGCTGGTACAGCACTTGATGCGGCTTCACGCGGGATGCGCGTTGGTCTTGCAGAAATGCAGGATTTCGCAGCAGGTACGTCTAGCCGCTCAACGAAACTAGTGCACGGTGGACTTCGTTATTTAAAACAATTCGAAGTGAAGATGGTCGCAGAGGTCGGTAAAGAGCGTGCCATTGTATACGAAAACGGTCCTCATGTGACAACACCAGAATGGATGCTTCTACCGATGCATAAAGGCGGGACATTCGGTAAGTTTTCAACATCCATTGGGCTTAGAGTGTATGACTTTTTAGCTGGTGTCAAGCATAGCGAGCGTAGAAGCATGCTAAGTGCGAAGGAAACACTTGCAAAAGAACCGCTTGTGAAAAAGGACGGCTTAAAAGGCGGCGGCTACTATGTTGAATACCGTACAGATGATGCACGCCTGACAATCGAAGTCATGAAAGAAGCTGTGAAATTCGGGGCAGAAGCGGTCAACTATGCGAAAGTAAAAGAATTTATTTATGATAAAGGCAAAGTTGTCGGTGTTGTCATTGAAGATGTCATGACGCAGAAAACCTACGATGTATATGCGAAGAAAATCGTCAATGCGACAGGTCCATGGGTCGATCAGCTAAGAGACAAGGATCACTCAAAAGAAGGGAAGCACTTACAGCATACAAAAGGTATTCACTTAGTATTCGACCAATCAGTCTTCCCATTAAAACAAGCGATCTACTTTGACACACCTGATAAACGTATGGTCTTTGCGATTCCAAGAGAAGGCAAAACGTATGTAGGAACAACAGATACAGTGTACAAAAAGCAGCTGGAGCATCCGCGTATGACAAAAGCAGATCGTGATTATGTCATCAAAGCGATTCAATACATGTTCCCTGATCTCAATATTACAGAAAAAGATGTTGAATCTAACTGGGCTGGTCTTCGTCCACTCATTCATGAAGAGGGCAAAGACCCTTCAGAAATTTCTCGTAAGGATGAAGTATGGACATCATCTTCAGGCTTAATCACTATTGCTGGCGGTAAATTAACAGGCTACCGCAAAATGGCTGAGCACATTGTGAATCTCGTACGTGATGGACTGAAAGAAGAAACGGGCAAAGACTTCGGGCCATGTAAAACAAAGCATATGCCAATTTCAGGCGGTCATGTAGGCGGGTCTAAAAATATGGCATCCTTTGTCCAAGCGAAAACAGCAGAAGGAGTATCTGTTGGTTTAACAGAACCGATTGCTCAAAAACTCGCTGAAAAATATGGCTCAAACGTCAGCAGTCTCTTCAAGCGTGTAGAGCAGCTTCAAGGTGAAGCGAACAAACGAAACATTCCAGCGTATGTACTGGCAGAGCTTGTCTATGCAATCGAAGAAGAATTAGCTGTTACCCCTGTTGATTTCTTCTTAAGAAGAACAGGAAGCCTATTATTTAATATCAACTGGGCGAAAAAATATGCACAGCCTGTCGTTGACTATATGGCAGAGCGTTTTGGCTGGGATGAAGCAGCAAAACAGAAACATCAAACACAATTAGATCAACTATTCCATGAAGCAGTTGTACCACTTGATGCTGAATAA
- a CDS encoding AEC family transporter, with translation MEFLLVLLPVFGIFLIGYIGQKAIGFDIHTLSSMSLYLMSPFLAFETFYQNKVSMDYVYLSIFVVGLCLALILCVFILSRMYGYSNETYCAMILSSAFMNNGNYGTPVVLLVFGAAGLDIAIVLMVLQQLVMSTIGMYYAAKGGEDAGDGKVVLKKVLRMPVAYGALIGLLFQLIDLSLPKELMTGIQLVGNAAIPTIMLILGMQLAVISFKQVDYRNISYAVLLKLFISPLIAFGFTVILPVDDMVKQIMILVAAMPTAANTTLMAVQFRTKPEFVSSTTFLSTILSIVTLPVLLWILSMHPLG, from the coding sequence ATGGAGTTTTTACTTGTCTTACTGCCAGTGTTCGGCATATTTCTGATTGGGTATATCGGGCAGAAGGCGATTGGTTTTGACATACATACGCTCTCATCAATGTCTTTATATTTAATGTCACCATTTCTTGCGTTTGAAACCTTTTATCAAAACAAAGTGTCGATGGACTATGTGTATTTATCCATTTTTGTTGTCGGGCTTTGTCTTGCACTTATTTTATGTGTCTTTATATTATCTCGTATGTATGGTTATTCGAATGAAACGTATTGTGCCATGATTCTGTCGTCAGCCTTTATGAACAATGGAAACTACGGCACGCCCGTTGTGCTGCTTGTCTTCGGAGCAGCAGGTTTGGATATTGCGATCGTATTGATGGTGCTGCAGCAGCTTGTCATGAGTACAATCGGTATGTATTATGCAGCAAAGGGCGGAGAGGATGCGGGAGATGGAAAGGTCGTGCTGAAAAAAGTGCTTCGTATGCCGGTTGCTTACGGGGCGCTCATCGGTCTATTATTTCAGCTGATTGACCTTTCATTACCTAAAGAGCTGATGACGGGTATTCAGCTTGTAGGGAATGCTGCCATACCGACGATTATGCTTATTTTAGGTATGCAGCTTGCCGTGATCTCTTTTAAGCAAGTGGATTATCGAAATATTTCTTATGCTGTATTGCTGAAGCTGTTTATCTCCCCACTCATCGCATTTGGCTTTACGGTTATTTTACCGGTAGATGATATGGTGAAACAAATTATGATCTTAGTGGCAGCCATGCCGACAGCAGCAAATACCACGCTGATGGCTGTACAATTTCGAACGAAGCCTGAGTTTGTCTCAAGCACGACATTTCTCAGTACAATCTTAAGTATCGTGACATTACCAGTTTTATTATGGATTTTATCCATGCACCCTCTGGGATAG
- a CDS encoding MIP/aquaporin family protein, whose amino-acid sequence MTPFWGEVVGTMLLIIFGGGVCAAVNLKKSLAYQSGWIVIAFGWGFAVAIAAYATGGISGAHLNPALTIGLALEGSFPWADVPMYIVGQMLGALIGAIIVFLHYLPHWKATDDPGAKLGVFSTGPAIPHTFANVLSEVIGTFVLVLGILAIGANKFADGVNPLIVGFLIVAIGLSLGGTTGYAINPARDLGPRIAHAILPIPGKGPSNWKYAWVPVIGPILGGAFGGVFYNAAFKANVTPAFWIVSVILVVVLLGLYVSTKNQTNAVNESM is encoded by the coding sequence ATGACACCATTTTGGGGAGAAGTCGTAGGTACAATGCTGCTCATCATATTTGGAGGCGGTGTGTGTGCGGCAGTTAATTTAAAGAAATCGCTCGCATATCAATCCGGATGGATTGTAATCGCTTTCGGATGGGGATTTGCAGTGGCCATTGCAGCTTATGCAACGGGTGGAATCAGCGGAGCGCATTTAAATCCCGCACTAACAATTGGGCTTGCGCTAGAAGGAAGTTTTCCTTGGGCTGATGTTCCAATGTATATTGTTGGTCAAATGCTTGGCGCATTAATAGGGGCTATTATTGTCTTTTTACATTACTTACCGCACTGGAAAGCAACAGATGATCCAGGTGCAAAGCTAGGTGTATTCTCAACTGGTCCTGCGATTCCGCATACTTTTGCAAACGTACTTAGTGAAGTCATTGGTACATTTGTATTGGTTCTAGGAATCTTAGCGATTGGTGCAAATAAATTTGCAGACGGAGTCAATCCGCTGATTGTTGGTTTCTTAATTGTTGCAATTGGTCTTTCTTTAGGTGGAACAACTGGTTATGCAATTAACCCTGCACGTGATTTAGGTCCGAGAATTGCACATGCGATCCTGCCGATTCCAGGGAAAGGCCCATCGAATTGGAAGTATGCTTGGGTGCCAGTTATTGGTCCAATTTTAGGCGGCGCATTTGGCGGTGTTTTCTACAATGCAGCCTTTAAAGCGAACGTCACTCCAGCCTTTTGGATTGTAAGCGTTATTTTAGTTGTGGTATTGTTAGGACTCTATGTCTCTACGAAAAACCAAACAAATGCTGTAAATGAAAGTATGTAA
- a CDS encoding bifunctional GNAT family N-acetyltransferase/carbon-nitrogen hydrolase family protein — MAEKLDLTRFEKRMVIRNIREEDIDRIIALQEVCFPGMDPWKREHLESHLEHFPEGQFCAEFEGEIIGSCSSLLINFDEYDDRHTWQDITDDGYITNHNPDGMNMYGIEVMVSPEYRRMKIGHRLYEARKDLARRLNLKSIIIGGRIPNYHKYQEEMTPRQYVEQVMLHQIYDPVLSFQLLNEFSLMRINPNYLPDDKASSTYATLMEWNNVDYRPQSKRYYKSAFPVRICVIQYAMKQIHSFEEFMNQVEYYVDVASDASADFAVFPEIFTTQLMSYLEERSPSLAVQRITEYTEDYINLFTDLSVKYNINIIGGSHFVEEEGKIYNIAYLFRRDGTIEKQYKLHITPNERKWWGISAGDQVRVFDTDCGKIAIQICYDIEFPELARIAADKGAKIIFTPFCTEDRQGYLRVRYCAQARAVENQIYTVISGTVGNLPQTENMDVQYAQSAIFAPSDFEFARDGIVGECNPNIEMVVVGDVDLEILRRQRQDGTVRQLKDRRRDVYHIEYKK; from the coding sequence ATGGCAGAAAAACTAGACTTAACGCGGTTTGAAAAAAGAATGGTGATCCGTAATATCCGTGAAGAGGATATTGACCGAATCATTGCCTTGCAAGAGGTATGCTTTCCAGGCATGGACCCTTGGAAACGAGAGCATCTTGAAAGCCACCTTGAGCATTTCCCAGAAGGACAGTTTTGTGCTGAATTCGAGGGAGAAATCATTGGCTCTTGTTCAAGTTTATTAATTAACTTTGATGAATACGATGATCGCCACACGTGGCAGGACATTACAGATGATGGGTACATTACAAACCATAATCCAGATGGGATGAATATGTACGGAATCGAAGTCATGGTGAGTCCTGAGTACCGCCGCATGAAAATTGGACATCGTTTGTATGAAGCAAGAAAAGACTTAGCGAGAAGATTAAATTTAAAAAGCATCATCATTGGCGGACGCATTCCGAATTATCATAAATACCAAGAGGAAATGACGCCTCGCCAGTATGTGGAGCAGGTGATGCTTCACCAAATCTATGATCCCGTTTTATCTTTTCAGCTGTTAAATGAATTTAGTCTCATGCGGATCAATCCGAATTACCTGCCGGATGATAAAGCATCCAGCACATATGCGACGTTAATGGAATGGAACAATGTCGACTATCGCCCGCAATCGAAAAGATATTATAAATCGGCGTTCCCCGTTCGAATTTGTGTGATTCAATATGCAATGAAACAAATTCATTCCTTTGAGGAATTTATGAATCAGGTGGAGTATTATGTGGATGTCGCATCAGATGCATCAGCTGACTTTGCCGTATTCCCAGAAATTTTCACAACGCAGCTCATGTCTTATTTAGAAGAGCGTTCACCAAGTCTTGCCGTACAGCGGATTACGGAATATACCGAGGACTACATTAATTTGTTCACAGACCTTTCTGTGAAATATAACATTAATATCATCGGCGGTTCCCACTTTGTAGAAGAGGAAGGGAAAATCTACAATATCGCCTATTTATTTAGACGTGATGGAACGATTGAAAAGCAATATAAGCTTCACATCACGCCGAATGAAAGAAAATGGTGGGGGATTTCTGCTGGTGACCAGGTCCGGGTATTTGATACAGACTGCGGCAAAATTGCGATCCAAATTTGCTACGATATTGAATTTCCTGAGCTTGCACGGATCGCGGCTGACAAAGGAGCGAAAATTATTTTCACACCGTTCTGTACAGAAGACCGCCAAGGCTATTTAAGAGTACGTTACTGTGCACAGGCAAGAGCGGTCGAAAACCAGATTTATACCGTCATCTCGGGAACAGTTGGCAACCTTCCGCAAACCGAAAATATGGATGTTCAATATGCACAATCGGCTATATTTGCCCCATCAGACTTTGAATTTGCAAGAGATGGGATTGTAGGAGAGTGTAATCCAAACATTGAGATGGTCGTCGTAGGTGATGTCGATTTAGAAATTTTAAGAAGACAAAGGCAAGACGGGACCGTACGTCAGCTGAAAGACCGAAGAAGAGACGTGTACCATATTGAATATAAAAAATAA
- a CDS encoding aspartate aminotransferase family protein gives MKIHEQAQNLQTKDDQLIWHHMKGTNKENESMVIHEAEGAWVTDIHGNRYLDGMSGLWCVNAGYGRKELAEAAYKQLKTMPYYPLTQSHVPAIQLAEKLNEWLGGDYVIFFSNSGSEANEAAFKIVKQYHAQKGESTRTKFISRYRSYHGNTAAALAATGQAQRKYKYEPLGQGFIHVAPPDVYRHPEDQENLASAAAIDQAMTWELSETIAGVIMEPIITGGGILMPPKGYLKKVKDICEAHGALLIVDEVICGFGRTGKRFGFMHEEVKPDIITMAKGITSGYLPLSATCVKREIYEAYAGEDTYDRLRHVNTFGGHPASCAVALANLEIMENEQLVERSDALGRDMLDRLQELKEHPFVGDVRGKGLLFGIELVQDQQSKKPAEPHVVGQLIAECKKRGLIIGKNGDTVAGYNNVAQLAPPLNITDDDASFIINTLKESLAQL, from the coding sequence ATGAAAATTCATGAGCAGGCGCAAAATCTTCAGACGAAAGATGATCAGTTGATCTGGCATCATATGAAAGGGACAAACAAGGAAAATGAAAGTATGGTCATTCACGAGGCAGAAGGCGCATGGGTGACAGATATTCATGGAAATCGCTATTTAGACGGGATGTCAGGCCTTTGGTGTGTAAATGCCGGATATGGCCGCAAAGAGCTTGCAGAAGCGGCGTATAAGCAATTAAAGACAATGCCTTACTATCCGCTTACACAAAGCCACGTGCCGGCGATTCAGCTGGCTGAAAAGCTAAATGAGTGGCTTGGCGGGGACTATGTCATCTTCTTTTCTAACAGCGGTTCTGAAGCCAATGAAGCCGCATTTAAAATTGTCAAACAATATCATGCGCAAAAAGGAGAGAGTACAAGGACAAAGTTCATCTCCCGGTACCGGTCGTATCACGGCAATACAGCAGCTGCTCTTGCCGCAACCGGTCAAGCGCAGCGTAAATATAAATATGAACCATTAGGTCAGGGCTTTATCCACGTTGCACCTCCTGATGTGTATCGTCATCCTGAAGACCAAGAGAATTTGGCGAGTGCTGCGGCGATTGATCAGGCTATGACGTGGGAACTAAGCGAGACCATTGCTGGGGTCATTATGGAGCCGATCATTACGGGCGGAGGTATCTTAATGCCGCCAAAAGGGTATTTGAAGAAGGTCAAAGACATCTGTGAAGCTCATGGGGCGCTTCTTATCGTAGATGAAGTCATCTGCGGCTTTGGCCGGACAGGGAAGCGGTTTGGTTTTATGCATGAGGAAGTAAAGCCGGATATTATCACCATGGCAAAAGGGATTACAAGCGGCTATTTACCGCTTTCTGCAACGTGCGTGAAACGAGAAATCTATGAAGCTTATGCAGGGGAAGATACGTATGACCGGCTGCGCCATGTGAATACATTTGGCGGTCACCCTGCGTCCTGTGCGGTGGCACTTGCCAACCTAGAGATTATGGAAAACGAGCAATTAGTGGAACGGTCAGATGCGCTGGGGCGAGATATGCTTGACCGTTTGCAAGAGTTAAAAGAGCACCCATTTGTCGGAGATGTCAGAGGAAAAGGCTTGCTGTTTGGCATTGAGCTTGTTCAGGATCAGCAGTCCAAAAAACCAGCTGAGCCACATGTTGTCGGTCAACTGATCGCAGAATGTAAAAAACGCGGGCTGATCATCGGGAAAAATGGTGATACAGTTGCCGGCTATAATAACGTTGCCCAGCTTGCACCGCCGCTTAATATCACAGATGATGACGCCTCATTTATCATCAATACCTTAAAAGAAAGCCTGGCACAGCTATAG
- the glpK gene encoding glycerol kinase GlpK, whose product MTKEKYILALDQGTTSSRAILFDQEGKIAHTAQKEFNQYFPNPGWVEHNANEIWSSVLSVISTALIESGIEADQIAGIGITNQRETAVVWDKHTGAPIYNAIVWQSRQTSGICEDLKAQGHNETFRNKTGLLIDAYFSGTKVKWILDNVEGAREKAENGDLLFGTIDTWLIWKMTGGKSHVTDYSNASRTLMFNIYDLKWDEELLDILGVPASMLPEVKPSSHIYGETTDYHFFGRNIPIAGAAGDQQAALFGQACFEEGMAKNTYGTGCFMLMNTGEKAIKSDHGLLTTIAWGIDGKVEYALEGSIFVAGSAIQWLRDGLRMFKDSKDSEAYAERVESTEGVYVVPAFVGLGTPYWDSDVRGAVFGLTRGTSKEHFVRATLESLAYQTKDVLDAMEKDSNISLKTLRVDGGAVKNDFLMGFQSDLLDVPVERPEINETTALGAAYLAGIAVGFWNDRSDIAKQWNLDKRFDPKMEEDSRDSLYSGWKKAVKAAQAFK is encoded by the coding sequence ATGACAAAAGAAAAATATATTCTTGCATTAGATCAAGGGACAACAAGCTCAAGAGCGATCTTATTTGATCAAGAAGGCAAAATTGCACATACAGCTCAGAAGGAATTTAATCAATATTTTCCGAACCCAGGCTGGGTAGAACACAATGCAAATGAAATTTGGAGCTCTGTTCTATCGGTCATTTCAACTGCTTTAATTGAATCAGGAATTGAAGCAGATCAAATCGCTGGTATCGGAATTACGAACCAGCGTGAGACAGCTGTTGTTTGGGATAAACATACAGGCGCACCTATATACAATGCAATTGTTTGGCAGTCAAGACAAACGTCTGGCATTTGTGAAGATTTAAAAGCGCAAGGACACAATGAAACGTTTAGAAATAAAACAGGTCTTCTCATCGATGCTTATTTCTCAGGTACAAAGGTAAAATGGATTTTAGACAATGTAGAAGGTGCCCGTGAGAAAGCAGAAAATGGCGACTTACTGTTTGGCACAATCGATACTTGGCTTATTTGGAAGATGACAGGCGGTAAATCACACGTCACAGATTATTCCAATGCGTCAAGAACGTTAATGTTCAACATTTACGATCTGAAATGGGATGAAGAATTACTTGATATCCTTGGCGTACCTGCATCTATGCTTCCGGAGGTTAAACCATCTTCACACATTTATGGTGAAACAACAGACTATCACTTCTTCGGCAGAAATATTCCGATAGCAGGAGCGGCGGGAGATCAGCAGGCTGCTTTATTCGGTCAGGCTTGCTTTGAAGAAGGAATGGCGAAGAACACATATGGTACAGGATGTTTCATGTTGATGAATACAGGGGAAAAAGCCATTAAGTCGGATCATGGTTTATTAACGACGATTGCATGGGGCATTGACGGCAAAGTTGAATATGCTTTAGAAGGAAGTATTTTCGTTGCTGGCTCAGCGATTCAGTGGCTGCGTGACGGACTGAGAATGTTTAAAGACTCGAAAGACAGCGAAGCATATGCAGAGCGCGTTGAGTCAACAGAGGGCGTATATGTCGTTCCGGCATTCGTTGGTCTCGGCACACCATACTGGGATAGTGATGTCAGAGGCGCTGTTTTCGGGTTAACACGCGGTACTTCTAAAGAGCACTTTGTCCGAGCAACGTTAGAATCACTTGCTTATCAAACGAAAGATGTGTTAGATGCGATGGAAAAGGATTCAAACATTTCATTAAAAACATTGCGTGTTGATGGCGGAGCTGTGAAGAATGATTTCTTAATGGGCTTCCAAAGTGATCTGTTGGATGTGCCTGTAGAGCGTCCAGAAATTAATGAAACGACGGCACTCGGTGCGGCCTATCTTGCGGGAATAGCAGTTGGCTTCTGGAACGACCGTTCAGACATTGCAAAACAATGGAACCTTGACAAGCGCTTTGACCCTAAGATGGAAGAGGACAGCCGTGACTCGTTATACAGCGGGTGGAAAAAGGCTGTAAAAGCAGCTCAAGCTTTCAAATAA